Proteins from a genomic interval of Gadus macrocephalus chromosome 2, ASM3116895v1:
- the sox9a gene encoding transcription factor SOX-9a has product MNLLDPYLKMTEEQEKCCHSDVPSPSMSEEDSVGSPCPSGSGSDTENHRPSDNHLLLGQDHPMGEYKKEAEEEKFPVCIRDAVSQVLKGYDWTLVPMPVRVNGSSKNKPHVKRPMNAFMVWAQAARRKLADQYPHLHNAELSKTLGKLWRLLNEGEKRPFVEEAERLRVQHKKDHPDYKYQPRRRKSVKNGQSESEDGEQTHISPNAIFKALQQADSPTSSMGEVHSPGEHSGQSQGPPTPPTTPKTDLPSGGKGEILKREASGRPAPEGRQLNIDFGAVDIGELSSDVIINMGSFDVDEFDQYLPPHSHAHAHLTAGGYTGSYGQSASPGAHAWMLKQHQQQQQQQQQQHSLTTLGGDGEQRTTQIKTEQLSPSHYREQQGSPPQHVAYGSFNLQHYSPASYPSITRGPSQYDYSEHQAAANSSSGTANSSSAAATAAASSYYGGQGSSGLYAGFGYMNPSQRPMYTPIADPTGVPSVPQTHSPQHWEQQPVYTQLSRP; this is encoded by the exons ATGAATCTACTCGACCCCTACCTTAAAATGACAGAAGAACAGGAGAAGTGTTGTCACTCTGACGTGCCAAGCCCCAGCATGTCTGAAGAAGACTCCGTTGGCTCTCCTTGCCCGTCCGGCTCTGGATCAGACACCGAGAACCACCGGCCGTCCGACAACCACCTCCTCTTAGGACAGGACCATCCTATGGGTGAATAcaagaaggaggcggaggaagagaAGTTCCCCGTGTGCATTAGAGATGCCGTGTCCCAGGTGCTGAAGGGCTACGACTGGACCCTGGTGCCCATGCCGGTGCGCGTAAACGGTTCCAGTAAAAATAAACCCCACGTGAAGAGACCGATGAACGCCTTCATGGTGTGGGCTCAGGCTGCACGGAGGAAGCTGGCGGACCAGTATCCACATCTCCACAACGCCGAACTCAGCAAGACTCTTGGCAAACTTTGGAG ACTTTTAAACGAAGGGGAGAAGCGCCCGTTTGTGGAAGAAGCCGAGCGCTTAAGGGTTCAACACAAAAAGGACCACCCGGACTACAAATACCAACCGAGGCGGAGGAAATCTGTCAAAAACGGTCAGAGCGAGTCCGAAGACGGCGAGCAAACACACATATCTCCAAATGCCATCTTCAAGGCGCTGCAGCAAGCCGACTCCCCAACCTCTAGCATGGGGGAGGTGCACTCCCCCGGCGAGCACTCAG GTCAGTCCCAAGGCCCACcgacaccccccaccacccccaagaCCGACCTGCCCTCAGGGGGCAAGGGGGAGATCCTGAAGCGCGAGGCTTCCGGCCGTCCCGCGCCGGAGGGCCGCCAGCTCAACATCGACTTTGGCGCGGTGGACATCGGCGAGCTGAGCAGCGACGTCATCATCAACATGGGCAGCTTCGACGTGGACGAGTTCGACCAGTACCTGCCGCCCCACagccacgcccacgcccacctGACGGCCGGCGGCTACACGGGGAGCTACGGCCAGTCGGCTAGCCCGGGCGCCCACGCCTGGATGCTgaagcagcatcagcagcagcagcagcagcagcagcagcagcactctcTGACCACGCTGGGCGGAGACGGCGAGCAGAGGACCACCCAGATCAAGACGGAGCAACTGAGCCCCAGCCACTACCGCGAGCAGCAGGGCTCGCCTCCGCAGCACGTGGCCTACGGCTCCTTCAACCTGCAGCACTACAGCCCGGCCTCCTACCCCTCCATCACCCGCGGGCCGTCCCAGTACGACTACTCAGAACACCAGGCGGCCGCGAACTCCTCCAGCGGCACCGCtaactcctcctccgccgccgcgaCCGCCGCCGCGTCCTCCTACTACGGCGGGCAGGGCTCCTCCGGCCTCTACGCCGGCTTCGGCTACATGAACCCCAGCCAGAGGCCCATGTACACCCCCATCGCCGACCCCACCGGAGTGCCCAGCGTGCCCCAGACCCACAGTCCGCAGCACTGGGAGCAGCAGCCCGTCTACACGCAGCTGTCCCGGCCCTga